From the genome of Nicotiana sylvestris chromosome 2, ASM39365v2, whole genome shotgun sequence, one region includes:
- the LOC104235239 gene encoding mediator of RNA polymerase II transcription subunit 33A-like isoform X1: MKMETVHSIFDRVTELTKLAQEKNTDPLIWAMQLSSSLNSAGVSMPSVAVGEILVNHICWSNNVPIAWKFLEKALTVRIVPPLFVLALLSTRVIPTRRSCPMAYRLYMELLKRYASSLPSLSNGPNYQKIMESINDTLHLSQIFELQGSESGKHVVGYVFMVVWQLLDASLDDEGLLELTAEKKSRWPVATQEMEISNRDGFVGKRVEHREGLCRMNTVLAIEIIGELFGDKLTSMILYLARKNMPTHWDSFMQHLQLLVSNSAALRNSKDISPEALVLLISKNLGVLSRECNTSSRQFFHAVMASGSLAFSASRRDAASTSVLWLPIDLFLEDTMDGLQVAATSSADTLTGLVKALQATNRTTWQDTFFGLWISALRLVNRERDSSEGPVPRLDTCLCLLLSITPLAITNIIEEENDSTSSDQRKESTGKRCQALVSSLQQLHDYEGLLTPPLPAIPLANQAAVKAMMFLSGLSMGSEYFDGMKLNGMPVNCAGNLWHLIVEACIARNILDTSAYLWPGYVKGQCNQVPRSISGPLLGWSSLMKGSLLTPPMVSALVSAPASSLAEIEKIYEIAVDGSDEEKISAATILCGASLARGWNIQEHTVLFITRLLSPCVPSDYCGTESHLISYAPVLNVLLIGISSIDCIQIFSLHGLVPQLAGALMPICEAFGSCAPNISWTLMSEKINSHAVFSNAFTLLLKLWRFDQPPLEHVTRDVPVGSHLTPEYLLLVRNSQLACSEDLLKGQSKSKQLSRTPCRLPEEPIFMDSFPKLKCWYRQNQACIASPLSGLVPGTPVHQIVEALLNFMFRKINSAGQSLTPTTSGSSNSSGSGNEDISPHLKLPAWDVLEAVPFVLDAALTACAHGRLSPRELATGLKDLADFLPASLATIASYFSAEVTRGLWKPAFMNGTDWPSPAANLATVEQQIKKILAATGVDVPSVSVGGNSPAIIPLPLAVLVSLTITYKLERGTDRFLNLVGTALSNLATSCPWPCMPVIAALWMQKVRRWSDFLVFSASRTVFHHSSDAVVQLLRVCFTATLGLGTSSIESNGGVGSLLGHGFGSHFSGGISPVAPGILYLRVHRVVRNVMFMAEEVVTLLMHFVRIIADGGFPAEELEKLKKTRNPMSSLSCHNMESGFPAFCQVSLAAAMTRVKLAASLGASLVWITGGLSLVQALLKETLPSWFISAHRSEPNGGVSEGMVARLRGYVLAYFALLSGTFAWGVDSLSPASKWRPSILGAHLEFLASALDGKITLGCNKATWRAYVSGFIGLMVGCTPKWLLEVDVEVLKRLSKGLKRLNEEVLALALLETSGVGAMGTAAEMIIEGGLNFC, from the exons ATGAAAATGGAAACCGTACACTCTATCTTCGATAGAGTAACTGAGCTAACTAAATTAGCTCAGGAGAAAAACACCGATCCTTTGATATGGGCCATGCAACTTTCTTCAAGTCTCAACTCCGCCGGCGTATCCATGCCGTCCGTCGCCGTCGGCGAAATTTTAGTGAATCATATATGTTGGTCGAATAACGTTCCTATTGCTTGGAAATTTCTAGAGAAAGCTTTGACGGTTAGAATTGTACCTCCTTTGTTCGTTCTCGCTCTTCTCTCTACCAG AGTAATTCCTACCCGAAGGAGCTGTCCGATGGCATACAGGCTGTATATGGAACTCCTGAAAAGATATGCTTCTTCATTACCATCTCTAAGTAATGGTCCAAATTATCAAAA GATTATGGAGTCGATAAATGATACTCTTCATCTTTCCCAGATATTTGAACTTCAGGGATCTGAAAGTGGAAAGCATGTGGTTGGATATGTTTTCATGGTTGTATGGCAGTTACTTGATGCCTCACTTGACGATGAAGGATTGCTGGAGCTGACTGCTGAAAAGAAGTCTAGGTGGCCAGTTGCAACTCAAGAAATGGAAATCAGCAATCGTGATGGCTTTGTTGGGAAAAGAGTTGAACATCGTGAAGGATTATGTAGAATGAACACTGTGTTGGCTATTGAAATAATTGGTGAACTTTTTGGGGACAAATTGACGTCCATGATTCTTTACTTGGCACGTAAGAACAT GCCCACACATTGGGATTCTTTCATGCAGCACTTACAACTTCTAGTGTCAAATTCGGCAGCTCTAAGAAACTCCAAGGATATCTCTCCAGAGGCTTTGGTGCTATTGATATCCAAAAACCTTGGAGTCCTGTCCAGGGAATGCAACACAAGCTCACGGCAATTTTTTCACGCTGTTATGGCTTCTGGATCACTTGCATTTTCTGCTAGTCGGCGTGATGCTGCTAGTACATCAGTTCTCTGGCTACCAATTGATCTCTTTCTAGAAGATACCATGGATGGACTTCAAGTGGCAGCTACAAGTTCCGCTGACACTCTAACTG GTCTGGTGAAGGCTCTGCAGGCAACTAACCGTACAACATGGCAGGACACATTTTTTGGATTATGGATTTCAGCCCTAAGGCTTGTTAATAGA GAAAGGGATTCGAGCGAGGGACCAGTACCTCGTCTTGATACCTGCCTATGCTTATTGTTGTCTATTACACCGCTAGCAATTACCAACATCATTGAAGAGGAAAATGATAGCACCTCTAGTGATCAAAGAAAAGAGTCCACGGGAAAACGTTGTCAGGCCTTGGTTTCTAGCTTACAGCAACTGCATGATTATGAAGGCTTGTTGACCCCACCACTGCCGGCAATTCCGTTGGCAAACCAAGCTGCTGTTAAAGCAATGATGTTCCTTTCAGGGCTAAGTATGGGAAGTGAGTACTTTGATGGGATGAAATTGAATGGCATGCCTGTCAATTGTG CCGGGAACTTGTGGCACCTTATTGTTGAGGCTTGCATTGCTAGAAACATTTTGGATACATCTGCTTATTTATGGCCTGGATACGTAAAAGGTCAATGCAATCAAGTGCCTCGTAGCATTTCAGGCCCATTGCTTGGCTGGTCATCACTGATGAAGGGATCTCTCCTAACTCCTCCAATGGTCAGTGCATTGGTTTCAGCACCCGCCTCAAG CTTAGCAGAAATAGAGAAAATATATGAGATTGCTGTCGATGGTTCCGATGAAGAAAAGATTTCTGCTGCTACTATTCTCTGTGGGGCCTCTCTTGCTCGTGGTTGGAATATACAG GAACATACCGTTCTATTCATCACTAGGTTGCTTTCACCTTGTGTTCCTTCTGATTATTGTGGAACTGAAAGCCATTTGATAAGCTATGCTCCAGTTTTGAATGTCCTTCTCATTGGTATATCATCTATCGATTGTATCCAGATCTTTTCTTTGCATGGATTG GTTCCACAGCTTGCTGGTGCATTGATGCCAATTTGTGAAGCCTTCGGTTCTTGTGCTCCCAATATATCATGGACTCTAATGTCGGAAAAGATTAATTCACATGCTGTTTTCTCGAATGCGTTCACACTTCTGCTGAAGTTGTGGAGATTTGATCAGCCACCACTTGAGCATGTCACCAGAGATGTTCCTGTGGGATCCCATCTAACTCCTGAATACCTATTGCTGGTTCGTAACTCCCAGTTGGCATGCTCTGAAGATTTGCTTAAAGGTCAAAGCAAAAGCAAGCAATTGTCTAGAACTCCGTGTCGATTACCTGAAGAACCCATATTTATGGATTCTTTTCCGAAACTAAAATGTTGGTACCGGCAAAATCAAGCATGTATTGCTTCACCTCTCTCAGGTCTCGTCCCTGGAACTCCTGTTCATCAGATTGTTGAAGCACTGCTGAACTTCATGTTTAGAAAAATAAATAGTGCTGGTCAGTCCCTTACACCAACGACCTCAGGTAGTAGTAACTCATCTGGGTCTGGCAACGAAGATATATCTCCTCATCTTAAGTTACCTGCATGGGATGTTTTGGAAGCTGTTCCATTTGTGCTTGATGCTGCTCTGACAGCCTGTGCTCACGGGCGATTGTCACCACGTGAACTAGCCACAG GTCTTAAGGATCTAGCTGACTTTCTTCCTGCGTCTTTGGCAACAATTGCAAGTTACTTTTCAGCTGAAGTGACACGGGGTCTTTGGAAGCCTGCTTTTATGAATGgaactgattggccaagtccAGCTGCAAATTTAGCAACAGTGGAACAACAGATTAAGAAAATCCTAGCTGCTACTGGTGTAGATGTACCAAGTGTCTCTGTAG GTGGAAATTCTCCAGCTATTATTCCTTTGCCCCTGGCAGTCCTTGTGAGCCTCACCATTACATATAAGCTTGAACGAGGTACTGATCGCTTTCTGAACTTGGTGGGCACAGCATTGAGTAACCTGGCTACAAGTTGTCCTTGGCCATGTATGCCTGTTATAGCTGCCCTATGGATGCAAAAGGTTAGACGTTGGAGtgattttcttgttttctctgcATCCCGAACTGTGTTCCACCACAGCAGTGATGCCGTAGTTCAATTGCTTCGGGTCTGCTTTACAGCTACACTAGGTCTAGGTACATCTTCTATAGAAAGCAATGGTGGTGTCGGTTCACTTCTTGGTCATGGGTTTGGCTCGCACTTTTCTGGTGGTATTTCTCCCGTTGCCCCTGGTATACTCTACTTGCGTGTTCATAGAGTTGTCAGAAATGTCATGTTTATGGCAGAAGAGGTCGTCACCCTTCTGATGCATTTTGTCAGAATTATTGCGGATGGTGGATTCCCCGCTGAGGAATTGGAGAAACTCAAGAAAACCAGAAATCCGATGAGTTCTCTCTCTTGTCATAACATGGAAAGTGGATTCCCTGCATTTTGTCAGGTCTCTCTTGCTGCAGCAATGACCCGTGTCAAGCTTGCAGCTTCATTGGGTGCTTCATTAGTTTGGATTACAGGTGGTTTAAGTTTGGTCCAGGCTTTGCTAAAAGAAACATTACCATCTTGGTTTATATCAGCACATAGATCAGAGCCCAACGGTGGGGTCTCAGAGGGAATGGTCGCAAGGTTAAGGGGTTATGTCCTTGCTTACTTTGCACTTCTGTCCGGAACATTTGCTTGGGGTGTGGATTCATTGTCACCCGCATCCAAATGGAGGCCAAGTATTCTTGGAGCACATCTGGAGTTTCTTGCGAGTGCACTAGATGGGAAAATAACACTTGGTTGTAACAAGGCTACATGGAGAGCATATGTTTCAGGATTCATAGGCTTAATGGTCGGATGCACACCAAAGTGGCTTTTGGAGGTGGATGTTGAGGTTTTAAAGAGGCTGAGCAAGGGATTGAAACGGCTGAACGAGGAAGTGTTAGCTTTGGCCCTTTTGGAAACTAGTGGTGTTGGTGCTATGGGCACTGCTGCTGAAATGATAATAGAAGGGGGTTTGAACTTTTGCTAG
- the LOC104235239 gene encoding mediator of RNA polymerase II transcription subunit 33A-like isoform X2, whose protein sequence is MVQIIKSAPVKSFVGTETSWIMESINDTLHLSQIFELQGSESGKHVVGYVFMVVWQLLDASLDDEGLLELTAEKKSRWPVATQEMEISNRDGFVGKRVEHREGLCRMNTVLAIEIIGELFGDKLTSMILYLARKNMPTHWDSFMQHLQLLVSNSAALRNSKDISPEALVLLISKNLGVLSRECNTSSRQFFHAVMASGSLAFSASRRDAASTSVLWLPIDLFLEDTMDGLQVAATSSADTLTGLVKALQATNRTTWQDTFFGLWISALRLVNRERDSSEGPVPRLDTCLCLLLSITPLAITNIIEEENDSTSSDQRKESTGKRCQALVSSLQQLHDYEGLLTPPLPAIPLANQAAVKAMMFLSGLSMGSEYFDGMKLNGMPVNCAGNLWHLIVEACIARNILDTSAYLWPGYVKGQCNQVPRSISGPLLGWSSLMKGSLLTPPMVSALVSAPASSLAEIEKIYEIAVDGSDEEKISAATILCGASLARGWNIQEHTVLFITRLLSPCVPSDYCGTESHLISYAPVLNVLLIGISSIDCIQIFSLHGLVPQLAGALMPICEAFGSCAPNISWTLMSEKINSHAVFSNAFTLLLKLWRFDQPPLEHVTRDVPVGSHLTPEYLLLVRNSQLACSEDLLKGQSKSKQLSRTPCRLPEEPIFMDSFPKLKCWYRQNQACIASPLSGLVPGTPVHQIVEALLNFMFRKINSAGQSLTPTTSGSSNSSGSGNEDISPHLKLPAWDVLEAVPFVLDAALTACAHGRLSPRELATGLKDLADFLPASLATIASYFSAEVTRGLWKPAFMNGTDWPSPAANLATVEQQIKKILAATGVDVPSVSVGGNSPAIIPLPLAVLVSLTITYKLERGTDRFLNLVGTALSNLATSCPWPCMPVIAALWMQKVRRWSDFLVFSASRTVFHHSSDAVVQLLRVCFTATLGLGTSSIESNGGVGSLLGHGFGSHFSGGISPVAPGILYLRVHRVVRNVMFMAEEVVTLLMHFVRIIADGGFPAEELEKLKKTRNPMSSLSCHNMESGFPAFCQVSLAAAMTRVKLAASLGASLVWITGGLSLVQALLKETLPSWFISAHRSEPNGGVSEGMVARLRGYVLAYFALLSGTFAWGVDSLSPASKWRPSILGAHLEFLASALDGKITLGCNKATWRAYVSGFIGLMVGCTPKWLLEVDVEVLKRLSKGLKRLNEEVLALALLETSGVGAMGTAAEMIIEGGLNFC, encoded by the exons ATGGTCCAAATTATCAAAA GTGCCCCTGTAAAATCCTTCGTTGGTACTGAAACTTCATG GATTATGGAGTCGATAAATGATACTCTTCATCTTTCCCAGATATTTGAACTTCAGGGATCTGAAAGTGGAAAGCATGTGGTTGGATATGTTTTCATGGTTGTATGGCAGTTACTTGATGCCTCACTTGACGATGAAGGATTGCTGGAGCTGACTGCTGAAAAGAAGTCTAGGTGGCCAGTTGCAACTCAAGAAATGGAAATCAGCAATCGTGATGGCTTTGTTGGGAAAAGAGTTGAACATCGTGAAGGATTATGTAGAATGAACACTGTGTTGGCTATTGAAATAATTGGTGAACTTTTTGGGGACAAATTGACGTCCATGATTCTTTACTTGGCACGTAAGAACAT GCCCACACATTGGGATTCTTTCATGCAGCACTTACAACTTCTAGTGTCAAATTCGGCAGCTCTAAGAAACTCCAAGGATATCTCTCCAGAGGCTTTGGTGCTATTGATATCCAAAAACCTTGGAGTCCTGTCCAGGGAATGCAACACAAGCTCACGGCAATTTTTTCACGCTGTTATGGCTTCTGGATCACTTGCATTTTCTGCTAGTCGGCGTGATGCTGCTAGTACATCAGTTCTCTGGCTACCAATTGATCTCTTTCTAGAAGATACCATGGATGGACTTCAAGTGGCAGCTACAAGTTCCGCTGACACTCTAACTG GTCTGGTGAAGGCTCTGCAGGCAACTAACCGTACAACATGGCAGGACACATTTTTTGGATTATGGATTTCAGCCCTAAGGCTTGTTAATAGA GAAAGGGATTCGAGCGAGGGACCAGTACCTCGTCTTGATACCTGCCTATGCTTATTGTTGTCTATTACACCGCTAGCAATTACCAACATCATTGAAGAGGAAAATGATAGCACCTCTAGTGATCAAAGAAAAGAGTCCACGGGAAAACGTTGTCAGGCCTTGGTTTCTAGCTTACAGCAACTGCATGATTATGAAGGCTTGTTGACCCCACCACTGCCGGCAATTCCGTTGGCAAACCAAGCTGCTGTTAAAGCAATGATGTTCCTTTCAGGGCTAAGTATGGGAAGTGAGTACTTTGATGGGATGAAATTGAATGGCATGCCTGTCAATTGTG CCGGGAACTTGTGGCACCTTATTGTTGAGGCTTGCATTGCTAGAAACATTTTGGATACATCTGCTTATTTATGGCCTGGATACGTAAAAGGTCAATGCAATCAAGTGCCTCGTAGCATTTCAGGCCCATTGCTTGGCTGGTCATCACTGATGAAGGGATCTCTCCTAACTCCTCCAATGGTCAGTGCATTGGTTTCAGCACCCGCCTCAAG CTTAGCAGAAATAGAGAAAATATATGAGATTGCTGTCGATGGTTCCGATGAAGAAAAGATTTCTGCTGCTACTATTCTCTGTGGGGCCTCTCTTGCTCGTGGTTGGAATATACAG GAACATACCGTTCTATTCATCACTAGGTTGCTTTCACCTTGTGTTCCTTCTGATTATTGTGGAACTGAAAGCCATTTGATAAGCTATGCTCCAGTTTTGAATGTCCTTCTCATTGGTATATCATCTATCGATTGTATCCAGATCTTTTCTTTGCATGGATTG GTTCCACAGCTTGCTGGTGCATTGATGCCAATTTGTGAAGCCTTCGGTTCTTGTGCTCCCAATATATCATGGACTCTAATGTCGGAAAAGATTAATTCACATGCTGTTTTCTCGAATGCGTTCACACTTCTGCTGAAGTTGTGGAGATTTGATCAGCCACCACTTGAGCATGTCACCAGAGATGTTCCTGTGGGATCCCATCTAACTCCTGAATACCTATTGCTGGTTCGTAACTCCCAGTTGGCATGCTCTGAAGATTTGCTTAAAGGTCAAAGCAAAAGCAAGCAATTGTCTAGAACTCCGTGTCGATTACCTGAAGAACCCATATTTATGGATTCTTTTCCGAAACTAAAATGTTGGTACCGGCAAAATCAAGCATGTATTGCTTCACCTCTCTCAGGTCTCGTCCCTGGAACTCCTGTTCATCAGATTGTTGAAGCACTGCTGAACTTCATGTTTAGAAAAATAAATAGTGCTGGTCAGTCCCTTACACCAACGACCTCAGGTAGTAGTAACTCATCTGGGTCTGGCAACGAAGATATATCTCCTCATCTTAAGTTACCTGCATGGGATGTTTTGGAAGCTGTTCCATTTGTGCTTGATGCTGCTCTGACAGCCTGTGCTCACGGGCGATTGTCACCACGTGAACTAGCCACAG GTCTTAAGGATCTAGCTGACTTTCTTCCTGCGTCTTTGGCAACAATTGCAAGTTACTTTTCAGCTGAAGTGACACGGGGTCTTTGGAAGCCTGCTTTTATGAATGgaactgattggccaagtccAGCTGCAAATTTAGCAACAGTGGAACAACAGATTAAGAAAATCCTAGCTGCTACTGGTGTAGATGTACCAAGTGTCTCTGTAG GTGGAAATTCTCCAGCTATTATTCCTTTGCCCCTGGCAGTCCTTGTGAGCCTCACCATTACATATAAGCTTGAACGAGGTACTGATCGCTTTCTGAACTTGGTGGGCACAGCATTGAGTAACCTGGCTACAAGTTGTCCTTGGCCATGTATGCCTGTTATAGCTGCCCTATGGATGCAAAAGGTTAGACGTTGGAGtgattttcttgttttctctgcATCCCGAACTGTGTTCCACCACAGCAGTGATGCCGTAGTTCAATTGCTTCGGGTCTGCTTTACAGCTACACTAGGTCTAGGTACATCTTCTATAGAAAGCAATGGTGGTGTCGGTTCACTTCTTGGTCATGGGTTTGGCTCGCACTTTTCTGGTGGTATTTCTCCCGTTGCCCCTGGTATACTCTACTTGCGTGTTCATAGAGTTGTCAGAAATGTCATGTTTATGGCAGAAGAGGTCGTCACCCTTCTGATGCATTTTGTCAGAATTATTGCGGATGGTGGATTCCCCGCTGAGGAATTGGAGAAACTCAAGAAAACCAGAAATCCGATGAGTTCTCTCTCTTGTCATAACATGGAAAGTGGATTCCCTGCATTTTGTCAGGTCTCTCTTGCTGCAGCAATGACCCGTGTCAAGCTTGCAGCTTCATTGGGTGCTTCATTAGTTTGGATTACAGGTGGTTTAAGTTTGGTCCAGGCTTTGCTAAAAGAAACATTACCATCTTGGTTTATATCAGCACATAGATCAGAGCCCAACGGTGGGGTCTCAGAGGGAATGGTCGCAAGGTTAAGGGGTTATGTCCTTGCTTACTTTGCACTTCTGTCCGGAACATTTGCTTGGGGTGTGGATTCATTGTCACCCGCATCCAAATGGAGGCCAAGTATTCTTGGAGCACATCTGGAGTTTCTTGCGAGTGCACTAGATGGGAAAATAACACTTGGTTGTAACAAGGCTACATGGAGAGCATATGTTTCAGGATTCATAGGCTTAATGGTCGGATGCACACCAAAGTGGCTTTTGGAGGTGGATGTTGAGGTTTTAAAGAGGCTGAGCAAGGGATTGAAACGGCTGAACGAGGAAGTGTTAGCTTTGGCCCTTTTGGAAACTAGTGGTGTTGGTGCTATGGGCACTGCTGCTGAAATGATAATAGAAGGGGGTTTGAACTTTTGCTAG
- the LOC104235243 gene encoding heavy metal-associated isoprenylated plant protein 32-like produces MEPFADVSCTLKVNVNCDSCKMKMMEVLHSVRGVYALTIDAEQGIANVYGEVDPNRLLMALSRSGQHAELISVKLRHPNLTQRSHYGQNNGYGHNHNNGYGYNNNNYSAIDGPYGHHNSNGLGEPSSYYSSRRALVDRPYYGSSYRNSSPYSSYDPSSSSSSLYQPIIIDHVIREEPMNWCSIL; encoded by the exons ATGGAGCCCTTCGCAGACGTg AGTTGCACTTTGAAAGTGAATGTCAACTGCGATTCTTGTAAGATGAAAATGATGGAAGTGTTGCACTCTGTACGAG GAGTATATGCATTGACAATAGATGCAGAACAAGGAATAGCAAATGTTTATGGAGAAGTGGATCCAAACAGATTGTTAATGGCATTGTCAAGATCAGGACAACATGCAGAATTAATATCAGTGAAATTGAGACATCCAAATCTCACTCAAAGAAGTCACTATGGGCAAAATAATGGCTATGGCCATAACCATAATAATGGCTATGGCTATAATAATAATAACTATAGTGCAATAGATGGACCTTATGGCCACCACAACTCCAATGGGTTGGGTGAGCCAAGCTCTTATTATTCTTCAAGAAGAGCCTTGGTTGATCGACCTTATTACGGTTCGAGCTACCGCAACTCTTCTCCTTATTCTAGCTACGAtccgtcgtcgtcgtcgtcgtcgctgtACCAACCCATTATTATTGATCATGTCATCAGAGAAGAACCCATGAACTGGTGCAGTATTCTGTGA
- the LOC138886273 gene encoding uncharacterized protein — MNIIVWNVRGMNKVYKQKELKKFIRENKVVLIADLENRVKETKAEGIIKKIFNNWRWTANYSQAPGGRIWIAWDQTRVDFKGYEMHQQYIIGEVTERQNGNKFRFGVVYDKHTIQDRKILWEDMKKAIASATDPCVLMGDYNTILTNEDRAKGTPVQEFEVKNFKDFIWRNGLTELKTVGRKYTWTNNHVHNKIDRILVIAAWIQKWPKWKEGHCNLGSQIIVH; from the coding sequence ATGAACATCATAGTGTGGAATGTTAGAGGTATGAATAAGGTGTATAAGCAAAAGGAACTAAAAAAATTTATTAGGGAGAATAAGGTAGTGCTTATAGCAGACTTGGAGAATAGAGTTAAAGAAACAAAGGCAGAAGGTATCATAAAGAAGATCTTCAATAATTGGAGATGGACAGCAAATTATTCACAGGCTCCAGGTGGTAGAATATGGATTGCTTGGGATCAAACAAGGGTAGACTTTAAAGGGTATGAAATGCACCAACAATACATAATAGGGGAAGTCACAGAGAGGCAAAATGGCAATAAATTCAGATTTGGTGTTGTCTACGATAAGCATACAATACAAGATAGGAAAATACTATGGGAAGATATGAAAAAAGCAATAGCTAGTGCTACTGATCCTTGTGTGTTAATGGGAGACTACAACACCATCTTGACTAATGAAGATAGGGCTAAAGGGACACCAGTACAGGAATTTGAAGTGAAAAACTTCAAAGATTTCATCTGGAGAAATGGACTAACTGAATTAAAGACAGTAGGAAGGAAGTATACGTGGACTAACAACCATGTCCACAACAAAATTGATAGAATTCTTGTTATTGCTGCCTGGATCCAAAAATGGCCTAAATGGAAGGAAGGGCATTGCAACCTGGGTTCTCAGATCATTGTCCATTAA
- the LOC104235238 gene encoding elongation factor Tu, mitochondrial-like, whose translation MASVAFRSSNSKRLFKLSPQIYYNSCCRGSAPTQFNANESPAFLNHHWWRSMATFTRTKPHVNVGTIGHVDHGKTTLTAAITKVLAEEGKAKAVAFDEIDKAPEEKKRGITIATAHVEYETAKRHYAHVDCPGHADYVKNMITGAAQMDGGILVVSAPDGPMPQTKEHILLARQVGVPSLVCFLNKVDAVDDPELLELVEMELRELLTFYKFPGDEIPIIRGSALSALQSTNEEIGKKAILKLMEAVDEYIPDPVRQLDKPFLMPIEDVFSIQGRGTVATGRVEQGTIKVGEDVEILGLMQGNLKSTVTGVEMFKKSLDYGQAGDNVGLLLRGLKRDDIMRGMVIAKPGSVKTYKKFEAEIYVLTKDEGGRHTAFFSNYMPQFYMRTADITGKVELPENVKMVMPGDNVTATFELMSPVPLDAGQRFALREGGRTVGAGVVSKVIS comes from the exons ATGGCGTCAgtagctttcagaagctcaaattCAAAGCGTCTGTTTAAACTTTCACCTCAAATCTACTACAATTCCTGCTGTAGAGGATCAGCGCCCACTCAGTTTAATGCAAATGAGAGTCCCGCATTTTTGAACCACCACTGGTGGAGATCCATGGCCACTTTTACTCGAAC AAAACCTCATGTTAATGTGGGAACTATCGGCCATGTTGATCATGGAAAGACTACTCTGACTGCCGCAATTACAAAG GTCTTAGCAGAAGAAGGGAAGGCTAAGGCTGTTGCTTTTGATGAAATTGATAAAGCCCctgaagagaaaaagagaggaatTACTATCGCCACG GCCCATGTGGAGTATGAGACGGCTAAAAGACATTATGCTCATGTTGATTGCCCAGGACATGCTGATTATGTTAAA AATATGATTACTGGAGCTGCCCAAATGGATGGTGGTATTCTAGTCGTATCTGCTCCTGATGGACCCATGCCACAAACAAAGGAGCATATTCTGCTTGCACGCCAG GTAGGTGTACCATCACTTGTGTGCTTTCTAAACAAGGTCGATGCTGTTGATGATCCGGAACTGCTAGAACTTGTTGAAATGGAACTCCGAG AGCTGCTTACTTTTTACAAATTTCCTGGGGATGAAATCCCTATCATTCGTGGTTCAGCTCTGTCTGCCTTACAGAGTACAAATGAAGAAATTGGAAAAAAGGCTATTCTAAAGTTGATGGAGGCTGTAGATGAATATATCCCCGATCCAGTGCGTCAGCTTGATAAACCATTCTTAATGCCAATAGAAGATGTATTTTCAATTCAG GGACGTGGAACTGTTGCTACTGGCCGTGTTGAACAAGGAACCATAAAAGTTGGAGAGGATGTGGAGATTTTAGGGCTGATGCAG GGAAATTTAAAATCTACAGTTACTGGTGTTGAAATGTTCAAGAAGAGCTTGGATTATGGGCAA GCTGGTGATAATGTTGGGCTTCTTCTTCGTGGCTTGAAACGAGATGACATTATGCGAGGAATG GTGATTGCAAAGCCCGGAAGTGTGAAAACATACAAGAAATTTGAGGCAGAGATATATGTACTTACAAAGGATGAAGGTGGTCGACACACTGCCTTCTTCTCAAATTATATGCCTCAGTTTTACATGAGGACAGCTGACATCACCGGCAAAGTGGAGTTGCCTGAAAATGTCAAGATGGTTATGCCTGGGGATAATGTTACTGCGACTTTTGAGCTGATGTCTCCAGTTCCCCTTGATGCAG GACAAAGATTTGCTTTGAGGGAGGGTGGCAGAACGGTTGGCGCTGGCGTTGTTTCAAAAGTAATAAGCTGA